A single region of the Saprospiraceae bacterium genome encodes:
- the prfA gene encoding peptide chain release factor 1 produces MLDKLEAIQDRYYYLEEQLSDPEVLADINRYKKIGKEYKDLKPLMDALIEYKSILGNIKTSREMMKDSDPEMKEMAQMELEMLLPQQEEVEERIKQLLIPKDPEDERDVIFEIRSGTGGDEASIFAGDLYRMYARFFETQGWKTEVVSTNEGSAGGYSKIVLEVTGEDVYGKLKFESGAHRVQRVPKTESQGRVHTSAATVVVVPKLELEDVDINKADLKIDTYRASGAGGQHVNKTESAVRITHLPTGVVSESQDSRSQIKNREIALQRLYVKIAEKQRIQHDSEQAAKRKTLVGSGDRSDKIRTYNYPQNRVTDHRINLTLYNLDQIMEGQIGDILEGLQVAENAEKLKGENATA; encoded by the coding sequence ATGTTAGATAAACTTGAAGCCATCCAAGACCGCTATTATTATCTGGAAGAACAACTATCGGATCCCGAAGTGCTTGCGGATATAAATCGATATAAAAAAATAGGGAAGGAGTATAAAGACCTTAAGCCGTTAATGGATGCCCTTATTGAATATAAATCCATTCTGGGAAATATCAAAACTTCCCGAGAGATGATGAAGGACAGTGATCCAGAGATGAAAGAAATGGCCCAAATGGAACTGGAAATGCTGCTTCCTCAACAAGAAGAAGTGGAGGAAAGGATTAAACAACTCCTTATCCCTAAAGACCCAGAAGATGAACGGGATGTAATTTTCGAAATACGATCGGGTACAGGAGGCGATGAAGCTAGCATTTTTGCAGGTGACCTCTATCGAATGTATGCCCGTTTTTTCGAAACCCAAGGGTGGAAAACAGAAGTGGTTTCGACCAATGAGGGATCGGCTGGAGGATATAGCAAAATAGTACTGGAGGTAACTGGTGAAGATGTTTACGGCAAGCTAAAATTTGAATCTGGTGCGCATCGGGTGCAACGCGTACCCAAAACGGAATCGCAAGGCCGCGTACACACTTCTGCTGCCACAGTGGTAGTCGTTCCCAAACTCGAACTGGAAGACGTAGATATCAATAAAGCCGACCTCAAAATAGATACCTATCGTGCCAGTGGTGCCGGTGGCCAGCACGTTAACAAAACGGAGTCAGCTGTTCGGATTACCCACCTCCCAACTGGCGTTGTGTCAGAAAGCCAAGATAGCCGTAGCCAAATCAAGAACAGGGAAATTGCGCTGCAACGATTGTATGTCAAAATTGCTGAAAAACAACGCATTCAACACGATTCAGAGCAAGCCGCTAAACGAAAAACACTGGTAGGCTCTGGCGACCGCTCCGATAAAATACGTACCTATAACTATCCGCAAAACCGGGTCACAGACCATCGGATCAATTTGACACTTTATAACCTTGATCAAATCATGGAAGGCCAAATTGGAGATATTCTAGAAGGCCTGCAAGTAGCAGAAAATGCCGAAAAATTAAAAGGCGAGAATGCAACTGCATAA
- a CDS encoding PorP/SprF family type IX secretion system membrane protein, with the protein MYKTPKPTAWLTITFLLLVFNLASQDIHFSQFANSPLNLNPALTGAFDGDYRFKSSFRNQWNPLIPYQTFTLSGEKNFCTVKCDASNCWRPEGWSLGALFNYDVAGDANLSLTQLEFSASYNKYVGSGISLAGGLMLGGGQRSFSRKGIRLENPNDPSNPSKDREARFLFDVSTGLNLHYQSCKGRTNFDIGSGIYHLNQPKTNFFDVLDINLPTRFSIYGVAAIQLIDDLDLLINTQAQFQGPYQEIVLGAGGRILAFAGGDPGGFIFDINLGYRLDDALILGTEFHLNMWRLGISYDFTTSSVSNLNNGRGGIEFALGYIIANPNPARVCKVQF; encoded by the coding sequence GTGTATAAAACACCCAAACCTACAGCTTGGCTAACCATAACGTTTCTGTTATTGGTATTCAATCTAGCGAGTCAAGATATCCATTTCTCGCAATTCGCCAACTCCCCTCTCAACCTAAACCCCGCCTTGACGGGGGCATTCGATGGAGATTATCGCTTCAAAAGTAGTTTCCGTAATCAATGGAACCCCTTGATTCCTTATCAAACATTTACCCTTTCGGGTGAAAAAAACTTTTGTACGGTAAAATGCGATGCTTCCAATTGTTGGCGACCAGAGGGCTGGTCCTTAGGAGCTTTGTTCAACTACGATGTCGCGGGTGACGCCAACCTCAGTCTGACCCAGCTTGAGTTTTCAGCCTCCTACAATAAATATGTGGGATCAGGTATCTCCTTGGCAGGAGGGCTAATGCTAGGTGGTGGACAACGATCATTTTCCCGAAAGGGCATCAGGTTGGAAAACCCAAACGATCCTTCTAATCCTAGCAAAGACCGGGAAGCCAGGTTCCTTTTTGATGTTTCAACAGGGCTCAATTTACACTATCAGTCTTGTAAAGGTCGTACTAATTTCGATATTGGGTCGGGCATTTACCACCTCAATCAGCCCAAAACGAACTTTTTTGATGTCCTGGATATAAACCTGCCCACCAGGTTTTCGATATACGGTGTCGCAGCTATCCAACTCATTGATGACCTCGATCTTTTAATCAATACCCAAGCACAATTCCAGGGCCCTTACCAAGAGATTGTCCTTGGCGCAGGTGGTAGAATCCTTGCATTCGCTGGCGGTGATCCGGGTGGTTTTATATTTGACATAAACCTAGGTTACCGGTTGGATGATGCCCTCATCCTGGGTACCGAGTTTCACCTCAATATGTGGCGATTGGGTATTAGTTATGACTTTACCACTTCTTCTGTCAGTAACCTAAACAATGGCAGAGGTGGTATCGAATTTGCCTTGGGCTACATCATAGCTAACCCAAACCCTGCCAGGGTTTGCAAAGTACAATTTTAA